A window of Ictidomys tridecemlineatus isolate mIctTri1 chromosome 15, mIctTri1.hap1, whole genome shotgun sequence contains these coding sequences:
- the Pnma8b gene encoding LOW QUALITY PROTEIN: paraneoplastic antigen-like protein 8B (The sequence of the model RefSeq protein was modified relative to this genomic sequence to represent the inferred CDS: inserted 7 bases in 4 codons; deleted 1 base in 1 codon; substituted 3 bases at 3 genomic stop codons), whose product MATDPGSRYPLADLFVAFLGRTRRHCRPGQFVRKVSFGRPLFKIGLLPRSQADPSSSVKRCYGDRVQPPGEENGRGGERARGCGGQSQAQSLRWRCDSAEWRPAIDLRHHCEPRLPSPSPPPALGATPLHLASMEPFGLVSGTKGAREVPADSQILESPACPGGRVWEKTSVSGPAPGQVAGALSLAANPEGGLPESYGHEQRLTQKGKKRGRGWRPGGSGSEDSLEEXLGLVIAGDLSGDQDPSALYAELSGNWAXRGCGNGAAPLMFLVLGTLTDKAKRTAPXQTGVQWICWNTKEDNSRVPDLVALLAMRDIPKEELWTGHIGESVVVKSELRKEEVTDNPEFLATAVYTDPWDPAPGRTGXKPLVXSKSLSXTDKKEKKEALPQXLSFMCKDTSGTHVKLWRREAWGGRQPES is encoded by the exons GACCGCTCTTTAAGATTGGGCTGCTCCCCCGCAGCCAGGCAGACCCCAGCTCCAGTGTGAAGCGTTGCTATGGAGACAGGGTCCAGCCACCAGGGGAAGAAAATGGGCGGGGTGGGGAGCGGGCGCGGGGATGCGGGGGCCAGTCGCAGGCGCAGTCTCTGCGGTGGCGCTGTGACTCTGCGGAGTGGAGACCAGCCATTGATCTCAGACACCACTGTGAGCCTCGGCTCCCATCCCCCAGCCCACCTCCTGCGCTGGGTGCCACCCCCCTACACCTGGCATCCATGGAGCCATTCGGGCTTGTGTCAGGGACAAAAGGAGCCAGGGAAGTCCCTGCGGATTCTCAGATTCTCGAATCCCCTGCCTGCCCTGGGGGGCGGGTGTGGGAGAAGACCTCGGTGTCAGGTCCAGCCCCCGGGCAGGTAGCAGGAGCCCTGAGCCTTGCCGCCAACCCCGAAGGTGGCCTTCCAGAGAGCTATGGGCAT GAACAGAGGTTGACCCAGAAGGGCAAGAAGAGGGGCCGGGGATGGCGACCTGGAGGGAGTGGGTCTGAGGACTCcttggagga gctgggcctggtgaTAGCAGGGGACCTGAGTGGAGATCAGGATCCCAGTGCACTGTACGCGGAACTCAGTGGGAACTGGG TTCGGGGCTGTGGGAATGGAGCTGCACCCCTCATGTTCTTGGTTCTGGGCACCTTGACAGACAAAGCCAAGAGGACTGCACC CCAAACTGGGGTACAGTGGATCTGCTGGAACACCAAGGAAGACAACAGCAGAGTCCCCGACTTAGTGGCACTACTGGCCATGAGAGACATACCCAAGGAGGAACTGTGGACAGGACATATTGGGGAGTCGGTTGTggtaaaatcagagctgagaaaAGAGGAAGTA ACAGACAACCCAGAGTTCCTGGCCACTGCGGTGTACACCGACCCCTGGGACCCTGCACCTGGGAGGACAGGTTAAAAACCCCTCGTGTGATCGAAGTCGCTGAGTTGAACcgacaagaaagaaaagaaagaggcccTTCCCCA ATTGTCATTTATGTGCAAGGACACATCCGGAACCCACGTGAAATTGTGGAGGAGGGAGGCTTGGGGTGGACGACAGCCAGAGTCCTGA
- the Ccdc8 gene encoding coiled-coil domain-containing protein 8, with amino-acid sequence MLQIGEDVDYLLIPREVRLAGGVWRVISKPATKEAEFRERLIQFLEEEGRTLEDVARIIEKSTPHPPQPPKKPKEPQVRRRVPQMVPPPPRLVVGTFDSSNASDSDFSDFETSRAKGGKGPRSRRKVRKMPVSYLGSKFLGSDLESEDDEELVEAFLRRGEKKPSAPPVRRRVNLPVPMFENNPGPPQSKADRWREYVSQVSWGKLKRRVKGWAPRSGPEVREAPQASAPAERDGASGPSHSASPGHNMGNAGDRSALATSSRRWRPKINWASFRRRRKGEAASPAPGEDIPADQRAEGVHNQGAEAPADQGAEAVDNLRAEAPVDQGAGAADIQRAGVPADQEAEAPADQAAEALADQEAEAPADQAAEALADQEAEVPAEQGAEAPADQGAEAPAEQEAEALADQGAEAPAEQAAEALADQGAEAPAEQAAEALADLGAEAPAEQAAEALADQGAEALADQGAEALADQGVEAPADQRARASAEQREEAGEAQAIQEAEASAGLGAAGAAPGAGARKQVKTVRFQTPGRFSWFRKRRRAFWHTPRLPTLPKRVPRAGEARNLRVLRAEARAEAEQGEQEDQL; translated from the coding sequence ATGCTGCAGATCGGGGAGGACGTGGACTATCTGCTCATCCCCCGCGAGGTCAGGCTGGCGGGGGGCGTGTGGAGGGTCATCTCCAAGCCCGCCACCAAGGAAGCGGAATTTCGGGAGCGGCTGATTCAGTTTCTGGAGGAAGAGGGCCGCACCCTGGAGGATGTGGCCCGCATCATCGAGAAGAGCACCCCACACCCGCCTCAGCCCCCCAAGAAGCCCAAGGAGCCCCAGGTGAGGAGGAGAGTCCCACAGATGGTCCCTCCTCCGCCTCGGCTGGTCGTGGGCACGTTCGACAGCAGCAACGCCAGCGACAGCGACTTCAGCGACTTCGAGACCTCCAGAGCCAAGGGCGGCAAAGGCCCGCGCAGCCGCAGGAAGGTGCGCAAAATGCCCGTCAGCTACTTGGGCAGCAAGTTCCTGGGCAGCGACCTGGAGAGCGAGGACGACGAGGAGCTGGTGGAGGCCTTCCTCCGGCGCGGGGAGAAGAAGCCCAGCGCCCCGCCCGTGCGCCGCAGGGTCAACCTGCCAGTACCCATGTTCGAGAACAACCCAGGGCCCCCACAGTCCAAGGCAGACAGGTGGCGAGAGTACGTCAGCCAGGTGTCCTGGGGGAAGCTGAAACGAAGGGTGAAGGGTTGGGCTCCCAGATCTGGCCCCGAGGTCCGGGAGGCCCCACAAGCCTCCGCCCCCGCGGAGAGAGATGGGGCGTCAGGGCCCAGCCACAGTGCCAGCCCCGGGCACAACATGGGAAACGCAGGAGACAGGAGCGCGCTGGCCACCTCCTCCAGACGATGGAGGCCCAAGATCAACTGGGCCTCCTTCAGACGTCGTCGGAAGGGGGAGGCAGcatccccagctcctggggaAGACATACCAGCTGACCAGAGGGCAGAGGGGGTACATAACCAGGGGGCAGAGGCCCCAGCAGATCAAGGGGCAGAGGCTGTAGATAACCTGAGGGCAGAGGCTCCAGTTGACCAAGGGGCAGGGGCTGCAGACATTCAGAGAGCAGGGGTGCCAGctgaccaggaggcagaggctCCAGCTGATCAGGCAGCAGAGGCTCTAGctgaccaggaggcagaggctCCAGCTGATCAGGCAGCAGAGGCTCTAGCTGATCAGGAGGCAGAGGTTCCAGCTGAGCAGGGGGCAGAGGCTCCAGCTGACCAGGGGGCAGAGGCTCCAGCTGAGCAGGAGGCAGAGGCTCTAGCTGATCAGGGGGCAGAGGCTCCAGCTGAGCAGGCAGCAGAGGCTCTAGCTGATCAGGGGGCAGAGGCTCCAGCTGAGCAGGCAGCAGAGGCTCTAGCTGATCTGGGGGCAGAGGCTCCAGCTGAGCAGGCGGCAGAGGCTCTAGCTGACCAGGGGGCAGAGGCTCTAGCTGACCAGGGGGCAGAGGCTCTAGCTGACCAGGGGGTAGAGGCTCCAGCTGAccagagggccagggcctcagctgagcagagggaagaggctggggaggccCAGGCTATCCAGGAAGCCGAAGCCTCAGCTGGTCTGGGGGCCGCCGGGGCagccccaggggctggggctcggaAACAGGTCAAGACCGTGAGGTTCCAGACCCCTGGGCGCTTTTCATGGTTTCGAAAACGCAGAAGAGCCTTCTGGCACACTCCCCGGCTGCCAACCCTGCCCAAGAGAGTCCCCAGGGCAGGTGAGGCCAGGAACCTCAGGGTGCTAAGGGCTGAGGCCAGAGCAGAAGCAGAGCAGGGAGAACAAGAAGATCAGCTGTGA
- the Pnma8c gene encoding paraneoplastic antigen-like protein 8C: protein MLFGVKDIALLEHGCKALEVDSYKSLMILGIPEDCNHEEFEEIIRVPLKPLGKFEVAGKAFLEEDRTKAAIIRLAEELNYAAVPREIKGKGGMWRVVYMPRKQDVEFLTKLNLFLQSEGRTVEDVARVLRQELCPTATGPRELPAVKCCLPVPGEHPEAGATARVDAVPPPSSLEKESKAGEGKRSKRKHKKNRRRRHASDKKL, encoded by the coding sequence ATGCTGTTTGGTGTCAAGGACATCGCACTGCTGGAGCACGGGTGCAAGGCCTTGGAGGTGGACAGTTACAAGTCCCTGATGATCCTGGGGATTCCGGAGGACTGCAACCACGAGGAGTTTGAGGAGATCATACGGGTCCCTCTCAAGCCTCTGGGCAAATTCGAAGTGGCTGGGAAAGCCTTTCTGGAGGAAGACAGGACCAAGGCAGCCATCATTAGACTGGCGGAGGAGCTCAACTACGCCGCGGTCCCCAGGGAGATCAAGGGCAAGGGCGGGATGTGGAGAGTGGTCTACATGCCCCGGAAGCAGGACGTCGAATTCCTGACCAAGCTGAACCTGTTCCTGCAGAGCGAGGGCCGAACGGTGGAAGATGTGGCCCGAGTCCTGAGACAGGAACTGTGCCCGACAGCGACAGGTCCCAGAGAGCTGCCCGCCGTGAAGTGCTGCCTGCCTGTGCCTGGGGAGCACCCGGAGGCCGGGGCCACTGCCAGGGTGGATGCGGTGCCACCTCCGAGCTCCCTGGAGAAGGAGAGCAAGGCTGGAGAGGGCAAGAGGAGCAAGAGGAAGCACAAGAAGAACCGTCGACGGCGCCACGCCTCCGACAAGAAGCTGTGA